GCCGCTGCTGGCCCTGGTGTGGCTCACCGCCCTTGCCGTGCCGGCCGCCGCCCACGCGGTGCTCGTGGAGACGCTTCCAGCCGACGGCACGGCGGCGCAGACCCCGCCCGAGACGGTGGTGCTGCGCTTCAACGAGCCGGTCCAGGTGCCGGCCGACGGCATTCGCGTCTTCGACTCGTCGCCGACGCGGGTGGACCGCGGGCCCGCCGACACCGCCGACGCCACCGAGGTGGCCGTCGCGCTGCCGCCGGACCTGCCCGACGGCGGCTACGTGGTCACCTACCGGGTCATCTCGGCCGACAGCCACCCGGTCGCCGGCACGTTCACCTTCACCGTCGGTGCGGGCGAGCCGGTCGACGAGGCCGTCGTGGCCGACCTGTTCGGCGGCGCGGGGCAGGCCTGGACGGGCACCGTCGGGCCCGTCCTGCGCGGGCTGAGCTACCTCGGCGTGCTCCTCGCGGCCGGGGCAGCGGCGTTCTCGGCCTGGGTGGCCGGGTCGGTGCTCGACCGTCGCGCGGTGGGGACCTGGGCCGTGCGTGGCGCCGTGGTCGGTGCGGTCGCCAGCCTGCTGGCCGTCCCGGTCCAGACCGTGGCGGTCACGGGACGGGACCTGGCCGGGGTCTTCACGCCCGGCGGCGGCCTGGGCGAGACGCTCGTCTTCAGCTCCTTCGGGCAGAGCACGCTGCTGCGGCTGGTGGCACTGGCCGCCTTCGTCCTGGCGTGGCAGCGCCTCGGCGACGCGCACCAGGGCGGCACGCGCGCCCACCTCGAGGTGCTCCTGACCGGTGCCCTGGCCGCCGGCTCGTACCTGCTCGACGGGCACCAGCGCGCGGTCGAGCCCACGTGGCTGCTGATGGGCGCCGACCTGGTGCACCTGCTCGGGGCCGCCGTGTGGCTGGGTGGTCTGGTGCTGCTGTTCGGTGCCGTGCGGACCCGCCGGCTCGACGACGACCCCGTCGGCGCCGCCGGCCTGGTGGCGCGCTTCAGCCGGGTGGCCTTCTGGTCCGTCGTCGCCCTGAGCGCGGCGGGGATCGCCATGTCGGTCGTGCTCGTCCGGGTTCCGCGGGCACTGACCGCCACCGGCTACGGCTGGACGCTGGTGGCCAAGGTCGCCATCGTCGCCGTCGTGCTGCTGGCCGCCGCCTACAACCGCTGGCGCCTGGAACCGGCCATCGCGGCGCGCCTGGCGCCGGCCGGCGGCGCCGTCGACGTCGACTCGCCCGACACGGACGTGCGCGAGCGTCGTTCCCGCCGGGCCTGGGCGCAGTTGCGCACCACCCTGGCCGTCGAGGTCGTGGGGGTGCTGGTCGTGGCGTTGCTGACCGGCTTCCTGGTCTCGCAGCGGCCGGCCGCGGAAGCGGCCGGCGTCACCGGCGCCTACCAGACGACCGTCGCTCTCACCGAGGAGTACGACGTCGACCTGGTCGTCGACCCGAACCAGGTCGGTCTGAACGCCATCCACGTCTACGTGCTCGAGCAGACCGGGCAGCCGACCGGCGACGTCCAGGACCTGCGCCTCGAGCTGACCTACGTGCCCCAGCAGATCGGCCCGATCGAGATCGAGCCGTTCCTCGTCGGTCCCGGGCACTGGACGGCCAACATCGAGGACCTGCGCTTCGCCGGCGAGTGGGAGGTCCGGGTCGTGGCCGGGATCGACCGGTTCACCGAGGCCGACGTCCGCATCCCGGTCGTCGTCAACCGCTGACGAAGCTCCCCGAGACCGCGACCGCACCGGCCGCGGAGGAAGAGGAACACGTGCTTCCCGTCCGACGTACCTGGCGTCGCGGCCTGGTCGCCGCGCTCGGCGCCACCCTGCTGCTGGCTGCTCCCGCGTCCGCGCACCCGTTCGTGCGCGGTGGCGAGGTGCCCGTCGACAGCCTCGCGACCATCACGCTCGCGATGGCGCACGGGTGCGGCGGCGACGGTGGCGGCGAGGAGGAGCCGACGCTCGAGGTCGCCCTGGAGGTGCCCGAGTGGCTCCGCGTGGTCGAGGTGGCCGACACGGAGGGCTACACCGCCGAGGTGGAGACCGCCGCCGACGGCACGGTGGACGCGGTCGTGTGGACCGCCGACGGCGAGGGCGAACTGGCACCGGATCTCGACCTCGACGTCGTCGCCAGCGGCGAGGAGGGCGACGAGCGCTACCTCGCCGTCTTCCAGGGCTGCGAGAACGCGAGCTACCGCTGGGTCGGCACCCCCGACGAGCCCGCCGAGGACCCCGCGATCGGCGTGACGTTGACGGCCGCCGATCCCGACAGCCCGCCCCCGCCCGAGGAGGAGGTTCCGGCGGCGGACGAGGACGGGCCCGAGGACCCGGTCGACACGGTCGTCGAGGACCCCGCCGACGAGCCGGGTGACAGCGCCGACGACGAGCCGGCCCCCGACCAGACCACCGCGGAGTCGGAGTCCGACGACACCACGACGGACGAAGCTGCCGCGCCGGGCGAGCAGGCCGCCGACGAGGGCGGTGTCTCCGTCGCGCTGATCGTGCTGCTGGTGCTCGTGGCCGTGGTGGCCGCTCTGGTCGCCGCGCGACGACGCGGGGGCGCGTCGACGCCCGGCGCCGGGCCGGAAGGGGACGCCTGATGCCGTCCATGGAGGCGACGGTGCGACGCAGCGGTGCGGCGCGCCGGCGGTGGCTGCGTGTCCTGACGGCGACGGCGGTGCTGCTGGTCGGGCTGGCCTCGCCCGCGGCCGCCGACCCCGCCGGCCCGACCCACTACGACTCCGTCCTCGGCGCGGTGGAGCCGGCCGACGCCCCGCTGGACGTGCAGATTCTGGGCGGTGACGCCTTCCTGGTCGTGTCCGTGCCCGCGGGCGTGCAGGCGGAGGTGCCGGGCTACGAGGGCGAGCCCTACGTCAGGTTCGAGCCGGACGGGACCGTGCTCGTCAACGAGCGCTCTCCCGCGCGGTGGCTCAACGACGCCCGCTACGGCGAGCTCGAGGTGGAGCTGCCCACGATCGCGGATGCCGAGGCCGCGCCGGTCTTCGTGGAGGTGGCGAGCGACGGCACCTACGCCTGGCACGACCACCGCATCCACTTCATGAGCCCGAGCCTGCCGCCCCAGGTCGACCCGTCGGCGGGCAGCCCGCAGCCGGTGATGGACTGGACGGTACCGGTCGAGGTCGACGGCCAGACGGTGGAGATCACCGGGACGCTGTCGTGGGTGCCGGGGCCCTCGCCGCTGGTCTCCGCGCTGCTGGTGGTGCTGGCCGTCGCGCTCGCCGCCGCCGTCGTGCTGCGGCGCCCCTCGGCGGCGGCGGGGCTGACACTCGTCGGCGCGGTGGTCGCGGTCGGTGTCGGCGTGACCAAGGTCGTCGGGTTGCCTGCCGGCGCGGACGGCGAGCCGATGCTGCTGGTCCTGCCGGGGATCACGCTCGCCCTGCTGGGCATGGGGCTCGCGCTGTCGCGGCGTGCCGATGGTGCCGACACCCGTGGAGCCCTCGTCACGGCCGCCGCCGGGATCCCGCTGCTGGTGTGGGCCGTGTTGCAGTTCGGCGCGCTGACCCGCCCGATCGTGCCCGGCCCGCTGCCCGTCGGGGCGGTGCGGGTGGCGGTGGCGCTCACCGGCGCGGCCGGCCTGGCCGCCCTGGGAGCCGTGGTGCGTCGGGTCATGGCGGCCACGTCGCTGGACGCGCCGACGCCCCGCCCGGCCCCCTAACCCTCGGTGGTGTCACCGTCGGTCGGCGGGTCGTCCTCGTCCGGCGGCGAGGGCGTGGGGGTCGGCGTCGGCGTCGGTTCCGGTTCGGGTTCGGGCTCGGGTTCCGGCTCCGGTTCGGGTTCGGGCTCCGGTTCCGGTTCGGGTTCGGGGTCGGGCTCCGGTTCGGCCCCGCGGCTGACCACGATCGTGACGATCGAACCGCGCCGCACCTCGGTGCCGGCGGGCGGGTCCTGGCGGATGACGAAGCCCTCGGAGACGACGTCGGAGAACTCGCGCAGGATGTTGACCTCGAGGCCCTGGTCCTCCAGGCGGAACTGTGCCTCGGACTCGCTGTAGTTGGTCACCGGCCGCACGATGACGCGCTCCTCGCCGGCGCTGACCACGTAGTCGACGGTGCTGCCGAGCGGGACCTCGGTGCCGGCCTCCGGATCGGTGGCGAGGATCCGTCCCGCCTCGACGCTGTCGCTGGCCTGGCTGGTGGCACGTCCCGGGCTCAGGCCCGCCTCGCGCAGGGCACCGAAGGCCTCCTCCTCGGTCATGCCCACGAGGTCGGGGACGGCGACCTGTTCCTGACCGACCGACACGACGAGGTCGATCTCCGCGCCCTCGGGCGCCATCGTGTCGGCGTCGGGCGACTGGCTGATGACGCGGCCGGCCTCGACCGTGTCGGAGAACTCCTCGGTGACCTCGCCGCGGACGAACCCCTGGCGGGTGAGGATCTCCTCGGCCGCTTCCAGCGTCTGGTCGACGAGGTCGGGGACCGCGATGCGGTTGGTGTCGTCGGTGAAGAGGCTGGCCAGCGCCCAGGCGCCCCCGATGAGCGCGAGCAGCGCCAGCACGGCCAGCACGCCGTACAGCGCGCCCTTGCGACGCCGTTCCTGCTCGTGGGACGGCAGCGGCCGCGCCGCGGTGGTGGGGTTCAGCAGCGCCGTGTCGTCCTCGGTCAGCACGGCCGGTGCGGCCACCGGGTCGCCGACCCGGGCGCTGAGCAGGTCGTCGCGCATCTCCGCCGCGCTCTGGTAGCGGTTGGCGGGGTTCTTGGCCAGCGCCCGCATGGTGATGGCCTCTGCCGCCGGCGACACCGACGGCTCCAGCTCACGTGGTGGGCGGGGCGGCTCCTGCACGTGCTGGTAGGCGACGGTGACGGCCGAGTCGCCGGTGAACGGCTGCTGGCCGGTGAGGGCCTCGTAGAGCACGACCCCCAGGGAGTACAGGTCGGAACGTTCGTCGACGTCGAGGCCCTGGGCCTGCTCCGGCGACAGATAGGCGGCGGTGCCGAGGACCGCGGCGGTGCGGGTGACGGTCTCGTTGCCGACCGCCCGCGCGATGCCGAAGTCGGTGACCTTCACCGTCCCGTCGTGGGCGAGCAGGATGTTGCCCGGCTTGACGTCCCGGTGGATCAGCCCCCGCCCGTGGGCGTACTGCAGTGCCGCGCAGACGTCGGCGACGACCTCCAGCGCCCGGTCCTCGGTCAGCCCGCCGGCGTCGATGGCCTGCTGCAGCGAGCGGCCCTCGACCAGCTCCATGACGATGAACGGCTGACGGATGCCCGACGCCGGATCGACGCCCGGGGGCACCTCGGAGCCGGTGTCGTAGACCGCCACGAGGTTGGGGTGGTTGAGCCTGGCGACGTGGCGGGCCTCGTCGTGGAAGCGGCGGGTGAAGGCCTCGTCGTCGCGGAAGCGGTCCAGCAGCAGCTTGATCGCCACCTCGCGGTCGAGGGTGCGGTCGTGCGCCGCCCACACCTCGGCCATACCCCCGCGACCCAGCGGTCGCCGCAGTTCGTAGCGGCCGACGAGCACGCGACCTTCGGTCACCGTGGCCTCCGTGCGGGGTTTCGGGCAGGGCGAACGGGCGGGGGTGCGGGGGCGGCCGCCGAGCGTAGCAACGGCCGGGAAGGCAACTTCTCAGGCACGCACGCCCCTAGGACCCGTCGAGTGCCGCCTGCATGACGGCACGGGCGATCGGGGCGGCGACCTGGCCGCCGGTGGCGTCGTCACCGGCCTGCGGGAGCACGACCGCGACGGCGACCTCGTCCTCGGCGAAGCCGACGAACCACACCGTCGGTGCGCCCCCGGTCTGGGCGGTGCCGGTCTTGCCGCCGACCGTCACGCCGTCGATCTGCGCGCGGGTGCCGGTGCCGTCCTCGACGACGTCGATCATCATGTCGCGCAACTGGTCGGCGACGGTCTCGTCCACCACCTGGCTGTCGAAGCGGCCCTCGTTCCAGGTCCGCGTGCCGGTCTCGCGCAGCAGGCGGCCGGACGGGTCGCGCACGGCGGCGACGACGTGCGGCTGGAGCAACTGGCCACCGTTGGCCAGGGCGGCCGCGACCAGCGCCATCTGCATCGGCGTGGCCCGCACGTCACGCTGGCCGATGGCGCTCTGGGCCGTGGACGGCGGGTCCATCGACTTCGGGATCGCGCTGCGGGCGACGGTCAGCTCGTACGGCGGCTGGCGGTTGAAGCCGAACCGTTCGGCCATCCCGATCAGTTCCTCGTCGCCGAGTTCGACGCCGAGCCGGGCGAACACCGTGTTGCACGACACCCGCATCGCGTCGGCGAGCGAGACCGTGTCGCCGTCGGCGCAGTCGCCGCCGCCGAAGTTGCCGATGTCGGAGGCGGTCTGCGGGACGTCGTAGGTGCCCTCGTCCGGGAACGCCGTCTCCGGTGACAGGCCGTTCTCCAGCCCGGCGGCCGCGGTGACGAGCTTGAAGGTCGACCCGGGCGGGTAGGTCTCCGCGATGGCGCGGTTCACCAGCGGCCGTTCCGGGTCGTCGCGAAGCGGCTCCCAGGCCTCGCGGATGGCGGCCGCGTCGTGGGTCGACAGCGGGCCGGGATCGAAGCTGGGGTTGGCGTAGCTGGCCAGGACGGCACCACTGCGCGGGTCCAGGGCGACCACGGCGCCGATGCGGCCCTCCAGCGCGTCGGCGGCGGCCTGCTGCGCTTCGGGGACGATCGAGAGCTCGATGGTGTTGCCGGCCCGGTCGCGGGTGAACAGCAGGTCGCCGAGGTTCTGGGCCAGCACCTCGAGCGGCTGCCCGATGAGGTCCTCGTTCATGGCCGCCTCGAGCCCCGACCGGCCGAGGATGAACGAGTAGTAGCCCGTCAGGTGCCCGTAGAGCTCACCGCCCGGGTACTCGCGCAGGTAGCGCAGGTCACCCTCGGTCTCCAGCGAGCGGGCGATCGCCTCCTCGCCGACCACGATGGCGCCGCGCTCGATCTGGTACTCGCGGATCAGCAGGCGCCGGTTGGCGGGGTGGTTCGCGAGGTCGTCGGCCTGCACCAGCGCGATGAGGTTCAGGTTGACGAACAGCACCCCGAACAGCAGGAGGGTGAAGGTCGCGACCCGGCCGATCTGCTTGGTCATCGGCCGACCTCGGCGGGGGCGGCGCGCCGGCTGCCGACCCGGCGGCCCGCACGGTCGAGCACCCGACCACGCGCCGAGCCGCGCGACTCGTCGCTGATCCGCAGCAGCAGCGCGATCAGCACGTAGTTGCCCAGCAGCGACGAGCCGCCGTAGGAGACGAACGGCAGGGTGATGCCCGTCAGCGGCACGACCCGGGTGAGCCCGCCGATGATCACGAACGTCTGCAGCGCGATCGTGACCGTCAGGCCCAGCGCCAGCAGGGTGCCGAACTCGTCGCGGGCCGTCAGCGAGATCTTGTAGCCACGCACGACGAGCAGCAGGAACGCGACCAGCAGCGCGGTGGCGCCCAGCAGCCCGAGCTCCTCGCCGACCACCACGAAGATGGCGTCGGTCGACGAGAACGGCACGTCCTGGGGGCGCCCGCCGCCCAGCCCGGTGCCGGTGAGCCCGCCGGTGCCCAACGCGAACAGACTCTGGGCGAGCTGATAGCCGGCGTCGGTCACCTGGGACCACGGGTCCAGCCAGATCGACACCCGGACCCGCACGTGACCGAACAGCTGGTAGGCGATCGTGGACCCGATCGCGAACGCCACCAGCCCGAGCAGCGGGTAGGCGAGGCGGCCCGTGGCGACGTAGAGGACGGCGAGGAAGGCGCCGAACAGCAGCAGCGCGGAGCCGAGGTCGCGCAGACCCGCCATCACCACCAGCGCCGCGAACGTCGCCAGCAGCACGGGCGCGAGGTGCCGCGGCGCC
This Egicoccus sp. AB-alg2 DNA region includes the following protein-coding sequences:
- a CDS encoding peptidoglycan D,D-transpeptidase FtsI family protein, coding for MTKQIGRVATFTLLLFGVLFVNLNLIALVQADDLANHPANRRLLIREYQIERGAIVVGEEAIARSLETEGDLRYLREYPGGELYGHLTGYYSFILGRSGLEAAMNEDLIGQPLEVLAQNLGDLLFTRDRAGNTIELSIVPEAQQAAADALEGRIGAVVALDPRSGAVLASYANPSFDPGPLSTHDAAAIREAWEPLRDDPERPLVNRAIAETYPPGSTFKLVTAAAGLENGLSPETAFPDEGTYDVPQTASDIGNFGGGDCADGDTVSLADAMRVSCNTVFARLGVELGDEELIGMAERFGFNRQPPYELTVARSAIPKSMDPPSTAQSAIGQRDVRATPMQMALVAAALANGGQLLQPHVVAAVRDPSGRLLRETGTRTWNEGRFDSQVVDETVADQLRDMMIDVVEDGTGTRAQIDGVTVGGKTGTAQTGGAPTVWFVGFAEDEVAVAVVLPQAGDDATGGQVAAPIARAVMQAALDGS
- the pknB gene encoding Stk1 family PASTA domain-containing Ser/Thr kinase codes for the protein MTEGRVLVGRYELRRPLGRGGMAEVWAAHDRTLDREVAIKLLLDRFRDDEAFTRRFHDEARHVARLNHPNLVAVYDTGSEVPPGVDPASGIRQPFIVMELVEGRSLQQAIDAGGLTEDRALEVVADVCAALQYAHGRGLIHRDVKPGNILLAHDGTVKVTDFGIARAVGNETVTRTAAVLGTAAYLSPEQAQGLDVDERSDLYSLGVVLYEALTGQQPFTGDSAVTVAYQHVQEPPRPPRELEPSVSPAAEAITMRALAKNPANRYQSAAEMRDDLLSARVGDPVAAPAVLTEDDTALLNPTTAARPLPSHEQERRRKGALYGVLAVLALLALIGGAWALASLFTDDTNRIAVPDLVDQTLEAAEEILTRQGFVRGEVTEEFSDTVEAGRVISQSPDADTMAPEGAEIDLVVSVGQEQVAVPDLVGMTEEEAFGALREAGLSPGRATSQASDSVEAGRILATDPEAGTEVPLGSTVDYVVSAGEERVIVRPVTNYSESEAQFRLEDQGLEVNILREFSDVVSEGFVIRQDPPAGTEVRRGSIVTIVVSRGAEPEPDPEPEPEPEPEPEPEPEPEPEPEPEPTPTPTPTPSPPDEDDPPTDGDTTEG
- a CDS encoding FtsW/RodA/SpoVE family cell cycle protein, which gives rise to MSAATGTGRGAERRSGNKLRSTEARLLAFAVVITVFASMLLGWSQGPELPPSAIVTGVALTVIAIVAHLVVRAVAPDADPTLLPLAFLLNGLGLVFVRRVDLAAGSDLATTQTIWTAVSVAAMCGVLVVVPAVRQLSRYQYTFGLVTLVLLVLPLVPGLTAGVINGAQLWIDVFGMRFQPGELAKITMVVFLAGYLERKRALLSVANQRLGPLLIPAPRHLAPVLLATFAALVVMAGLRDLGSALLLFGAFLAVLYVATGRLAYPLLGLVAFAIGSTIAYQLFGHVRVRVSIWLDPWSQVTDAGYQLAQSLFALGTGGLTGTGLGGGRPQDVPFSSTDAIFVVVGEELGLLGATALLVAFLLLVVRGYKISLTARDEFGTLLALGLTVTIALQTFVIIGGLTRVVPLTGITLPFVSYGGSSLLGNYVLIALLLRISDESRGSARGRVLDRAGRRVGSRRAAPAEVGR
- a CDS encoding copper resistance CopC/CopD family protein, which gives rise to MSQGHLERRAGGPTTARLLVVPLLALVWLTALAVPAAAHAVLVETLPADGTAAQTPPETVVLRFNEPVQVPADGIRVFDSSPTRVDRGPADTADATEVAVALPPDLPDGGYVVTYRVISADSHPVAGTFTFTVGAGEPVDEAVVADLFGGAGQAWTGTVGPVLRGLSYLGVLLAAGAAAFSAWVAGSVLDRRAVGTWAVRGAVVGAVASLLAVPVQTVAVTGRDLAGVFTPGGGLGETLVFSSFGQSTLLRLVALAAFVLAWQRLGDAHQGGTRAHLEVLLTGALAAGSYLLDGHQRAVEPTWLLMGADLVHLLGAAVWLGGLVLLFGAVRTRRLDDDPVGAAGLVARFSRVAFWSVVALSAAGIAMSVVLVRVPRALTATGYGWTLVAKVAIVAVVLLAAAYNRWRLEPAIAARLAPAGGAVDVDSPDTDVRERRSRRAWAQLRTTLAVEVVGVLVVALLTGFLVSQRPAAEAAGVTGAYQTTVALTEEYDVDLVVDPNQVGLNAIHVYVLEQTGQPTGDVQDLRLELTYVPQQIGPIEIEPFLVGPGHWTANIEDLRFAGEWEVRVVAGIDRFTEADVRIPVVVNR